A part of Lepisosteus oculatus isolate fLepOcu1 chromosome 16, fLepOcu1.hap2, whole genome shotgun sequence genomic DNA contains:
- the srms gene encoding tyrosine-protein kinase Srms: MENCCRKCMPCFRVFWDRIWPEFHYPVSRSAEILTVSGDVKIPLPKEKPVQFYEALFDFEARSEEELSVKEGDKLSVIEKLGDYVFAQKLSGSLESGLVPANYVTVIRDEFTNHRWYYGNISRQQAEKLLLSSPNKSGSFLVRISESNSDEYSISARNEGKVQHFRVYRSPYGAYYVSNKKQFATLEELICHYQANCKSLGVPFTQACVQQREHLNADSWEKPREEFVLQRKLGEGHFGEVWQGIWTPKKQKVAIKILKQEDMKQDEFVKEVQALKSLHHPKLIQLVAICSKGEPVYIITELMTRGNLKNYLTTPEGHRLSSAHLVYMASQVAEGMAYLEDRNIVHRDLAARNILVGDNLMCKVADFGLARIIKDNVYISNKRMQIPVRWTAPEAAVHQQFSPKSDVWSFGILLYEMITHGKLPYDGMSNRDVLEALGKGYRLPCPARCSQTIYKIMLSCWNKVSTNRPSFHALRSQLDTIYTKMNIKTIEV, translated from the exons ATGGAGAACTGTTGTAGAAAATGCATGCCGTGTTTCAGGGTTTTTTGGGACCGGATCTGGCCCGAATTTCATTATCCTGTGAGCCGCTCGGCCGAAATCCTCACCGTCTCAGGTGATGTCAAGATACCATTGCCGAAAGAGAAGCCAGTCCAGTTCTACGAGGCTCTGTTTGATTTCGAAGCCAGGAGCGAGGAGGAACTCAGTGTGAAAGAAGGGGATAAATTATCTGTCATCGAAAAGCTTGGAGATTACGTATTCGCCCAAAAACTCTCTGGGTCTTTGGAGTCTGGTTTAGTGCCGGCCAACTACGTGACTGTGATTCGAGATGAATTTACAAATCACCG GTGGTATTATGGGAACATTAGCAGACAGCAGGCAGAGAAGCTGCTTTTGTCATCTCCAAATAAAAGTGGCTCTTTCCTTGTCCGGATCAGCGAGAGTAACAGTGATGAATATTCTATATCGG CTCGGAACGAGGGAAAAGTGCAGCATTTCCGAGTGTATCGCTCACCCTATGGTGCATACTATGTTTCTAACAAAAAGCAGTTTGCTACTCTAGAGGAGCTGATCTGCCACTACCAGGCCAACTGTAAGAGTTTAGGAGTGCCTTTTACGCaagcttgtgtgcaacag AGGGAGCATTTAAATGcggactcctgggaaaaacctcGGGAAGAGTTTGTGCTCCAGAGGAAGCTTGGGGAAGGCCACTTTGGAGAGGTGTGGCAAGGAATCTGGacaccaaaaaaacaaaaggtggctattaaaatattaaaacaag AGGATATGAAACAGGATGAGTTTGTGAAGGAGGTTCAAGCACTGAAGAGCCTCCACCACCCCAAACTGATCCAGCTGGTTGCGATCTGCTCCAAGGGTGAGCCTGTCTACATCATCACTGAGCTCATGACGAGGGGCAACCTGAAGAACTACCTGACCA CACCCGAGGGACACAGACTGTCCTCGGCTCACCTGGTTTACATGGCTAGCCAGGTGGCTGAAGGAATGGCATACCTGGAGGACCGGAACATTGTCCACAGAGACCTTGCAGCACGAAACATTCTTGTGGGGGACAACCTGATGTGCAAAGTTGCTGATTTTGGACTTGCTCGTATCATTAAG GATAATGTCTACATTTCAAACAAACGTATGCAAATCCCAGTGAGATGGACGGCCCCAGAGGCTGCTGTTCACCAGCAGTTTTCTCCAAAATCAGACGTGTGGTCGTTTGGAATCCTGCTGTATGAGATGATCACACATGGAAAGCTGCCTTACGATG GCATGAGTAACCGGGACGTTTTGGAAGCTCTGGGTAAAGGCTATAGGCTCCCTTGTCCTGCAAGATGCAGCCAgacaatttacaaaataatgttaAGCTGCTGGAATAAAGTGAGCACAAACAGGCCATCTTTCCATGCCTTACGAAGCCAACTTGACACCATCTACACCAAAATGAACATCAAGACTATAGAAGTCTGA